One Candidatus Schekmanbacteria bacterium RIFCSPLOWO2_02_FULL_38_14 genomic region harbors:
- a CDS encoding thioredoxin peroxidase, whose protein sequence is MSVQVGQKAPNFEVEGVLEDQFISESLSKYRGKWVVLFFYPLDFTFICPTEITEFSKRNDEFKELKSQVLGMSIDSKFSHKAWLKELGQLKYPLLSDITKDVSRNYGVLLEDKGIALRGTFIIDPEGTLKYQLVHDLGIGRSVEEVLRVLKALQTGELCPVEWKPGKKTLGKA, encoded by the coding sequence ATGAGCGTACAAGTGGGACAAAAAGCACCGAATTTTGAGGTTGAAGGGGTTCTGGAAGATCAGTTCATTTCAGAAAGTCTGAGCAAATACAGAGGTAAATGGGTTGTGCTGTTTTTCTATCCTCTGGATTTTACATTTATATGCCCAACAGAAATCACAGAGTTTTCCAAAAGGAATGATGAGTTCAAGGAACTTAAATCTCAGGTTCTTGGTATGAGTATTGACAGCAAGTTCTCTCATAAGGCATGGCTTAAAGAACTGGGACAGCTTAAGTATCCATTGCTTTCAGACATCACAAAAGATGTGAGCAGGAACTATGGTGTCCTTCTTGAGGATAAAGGTATTGCCTTGAGAGGAACCTTTATAATTGACCCTGAAGGAACACTTAAATACCAGCTTGTCCACGACCTTGGTATTGGGAGAAGCGTTGAAGAAGTGTTAAGGGTTCTTAAAGCTCTTCAGACCGGGGAACTATGTCCTGTTGAATGGAAGCCCGGAAAGAAGACTTTGGGAAAGGCATAA